Proteins from one bacterium genomic window:
- a CDS encoding SigB/SigF/SigG family RNA polymerase sigma factor has translation MPVRRTGRRPVSRTEIRKLFERFRQTGDQAARDALILAHQRLAVYLASKFADRGEPLEDLIQVAQIGLINAVDRYDLTRGLEFSTFATPTIVGEIRRHFRDKLWSVHVPRRLREVNRVLMRSVETLSQRLGRSPTIAEMAEETGVPFDVVLEALDAGHAYAPTSLDADGTDEEDGRTGALLESLGREDAALEQLEDRTTLEWALRNLPDREREIVTLRYSTQLSQGEIARRLGVSQMHVSRLQRAALDRLRALITGTSSGRDDKPLDRG, from the coding sequence ATGCCTGTACGCCGCACGGGGCGACGTCCGGTCTCCAGAACGGAAATCCGGAAGCTCTTTGAGCGTTTCCGGCAGACGGGAGACCAGGCGGCGCGCGATGCGCTGATCCTGGCCCATCAGAGACTCGCAGTCTACCTCGCCAGCAAGTTCGCGGACCGGGGGGAGCCCCTCGAGGATCTTATTCAAGTCGCGCAGATCGGCCTGATCAACGCGGTCGATCGGTACGATCTCACGCGGGGCCTCGAGTTTTCGACCTTCGCCACGCCTACGATCGTGGGCGAGATCCGCCGGCACTTTCGGGACAAGTTGTGGTCGGTGCACGTCCCCCGACGGCTGCGCGAGGTGAATCGGGTCTTGATGCGATCGGTGGAAACGCTGTCCCAACGCCTCGGCCGCTCGCCCACGATTGCGGAGATGGCGGAGGAGACGGGCGTCCCATTCGACGTGGTACTCGAGGCGCTCGACGCCGGGCACGCCTACGCCCCGACCTCTCTCGACGCCGACGGGACGGACGAGGAGGATGGCCGAACGGGGGCGCTCTTGGAGTCGCTCGGCCGCGAGGATGCCGCCCTCGAACAACTGGAGGATCGGACGACCCTCGAGTGGGCGCTCCGCAACCTGCCGGACCGCGAGCGGGAGATCGTCACGCTCAGGTACTCCACACAACTGTCGCAGGGCGAGATCGCGCGCCGGCTCGGCGTTTCCCAGATGCACGTCTCGCGGCTCCAGCGGGCGGCGCTCGACCGACTGCGGGCCCTCATCACCGGCACCTCCTCAGGTCGAGATGACAAGCCTCTCGACCGCGGGTGA